A DNA window from Sphingopyxis macrogoltabida contains the following coding sequences:
- a CDS encoding ShlB/FhaC/HecB family hemolysin secretion/activation protein produces the protein MGYLGDHAKADSGRLKAVLSGSAALAALVVPGAALAQATPQIPTREEIQQPVLPPAVPPGEQIVTADDSIERAPCPLANPEFSNVRITLRSVQFRAVDGIDPAMLDASWSDRVGQEVPVSVVCDIRDRAATMLRARGYLAAVRVPPQTIDDSIVRLDILAARMTRIEVRGDAGANEGLLQRYLSRLDDQPVFNIVDAERYLLLARDIPGMDARLTLRPGGAPGEVVGEVTVARTPVMFDANIQNFGSHDVGRWGGVARVRFAGLTGMGDLTTASFYASGDPKEQKVLQLAHEFRVGGDGLRFGANYTYAWTRPDIAGLPIKSNTQIVSLFAAYPLILTQARRLTLAGGIDIIDQDIGLGPVPLNRDRLRVLNLRADAGWIDAASIAGRNGYSPAEPRFSFATSVEARQGLNALGASKNCGPTGAACFLPGRVPLTRIEGKPDAFLVRANANAEWRPTKLFTLAAAPRAQWASDPLLSYEEFSGGNFTVGRGFDPGTIIGDSGVGVALEARYGSFVPANTKSFAFQPFVFFDAGWVWNKDRAFAGLNPQKLYSAGGGVRVAYGALARVDVTLAVPLNRAGFLTERPDPRLLVSLTTQFGVRAR, from the coding sequence ATGGGGTATCTGGGGGATCACGCGAAGGCCGACAGCGGGCGATTGAAGGCCGTTCTGTCCGGTTCGGCGGCGCTAGCGGCCTTAGTTGTTCCCGGCGCAGCGCTGGCGCAGGCGACGCCGCAAATCCCGACGCGCGAAGAGATCCAGCAACCGGTGCTGCCCCCCGCGGTTCCGCCGGGCGAACAGATCGTCACCGCCGACGACAGTATCGAACGCGCGCCCTGCCCGCTCGCCAATCCTGAATTTTCGAACGTCCGTATCACGCTCCGCAGCGTGCAATTCCGGGCCGTCGACGGGATCGACCCGGCGATGCTCGACGCAAGCTGGTCCGATCGCGTCGGGCAGGAAGTGCCGGTTTCCGTCGTGTGCGACATTCGCGACCGCGCGGCGACGATGCTGCGCGCACGCGGCTATCTCGCCGCGGTGCGCGTGCCGCCGCAGACGATCGACGACAGCATTGTCCGCCTCGACATTCTCGCCGCCCGCATGACGCGCATCGAGGTCCGCGGCGATGCGGGCGCCAACGAAGGACTGCTCCAGCGTTACCTGTCGCGGCTCGATGATCAGCCGGTGTTCAATATCGTCGACGCCGAACGCTATCTGCTGCTCGCGCGCGACATTCCGGGCATGGACGCGCGGCTCACGCTGCGCCCCGGCGGCGCGCCCGGCGAGGTCGTCGGCGAGGTGACGGTGGCGCGGACGCCGGTGATGTTCGACGCCAATATCCAGAATTTCGGATCGCACGATGTCGGCCGTTGGGGCGGCGTCGCGCGCGTCCGCTTCGCCGGGCTGACCGGCATGGGCGACCTGACCACCGCAAGCTTCTATGCCAGCGGCGACCCCAAGGAACAGAAGGTGCTGCAGCTCGCGCACGAGTTCCGGGTCGGCGGCGACGGGCTGCGCTTCGGCGCCAATTACACTTATGCCTGGACCCGCCCCGACATCGCCGGCTTGCCGATCAAGTCGAACACCCAGATCGTCAGCCTGTTCGCCGCCTATCCGCTCATCCTGACGCAGGCGCGGCGCCTGACCCTCGCCGGCGGGATCGACATTATCGACCAGGACATCGGCCTCGGCCCCGTCCCGCTCAACCGCGACCGGCTGCGCGTCCTCAACCTGCGCGCCGACGCCGGCTGGATCGACGCCGCCTCGATCGCCGGACGCAACGGATACAGCCCCGCCGAACCGCGTTTTTCCTTCGCCACCTCGGTCGAAGCGCGGCAAGGGCTGAACGCGCTCGGCGCGAGCAAGAATTGCGGCCCGACGGGCGCCGCCTGTTTTCTGCCCGGCCGCGTGCCGCTGACCCGTATCGAGGGCAAGCCGGACGCTTTCCTCGTCCGCGCCAATGCGAACGCCGAATGGCGGCCGACGAAATTGTTCACGCTGGCCGCGGCGCCGCGCGCGCAATGGGCGAGCGATCCGCTCCTCTCCTATGAGGAATTTTCGGGCGGCAATTTCACCGTCGGACGCGGCTTCGATCCCGGCACGATCATCGGCGACAGCGGCGTCGGTGTCGCGCTCGAGGCGCGTTACGGTTCGTTCGTCCCCGCCAATACCAAGAGTTTCGCTTTCCAGCCCTTCGTCTTTTTCGACGCCGGCTGGGTATGGAACAAGGATCGCGCCTTCGCAGGCCTCAATCCGCAGAAACTCTATTCGGCCGGCGGCGGTGTGCGGGTCGCCTATGGCGCTCTTGCTCGCGTCGACGTGACCCTCGCGGTGCCGCTCAATCGGGCCGGCTTCCTGACCGAGCGGCCCGACCCGCGCTTGCTGGTTTCGCTGACGACCCAATTCGGCGTGCGGGCGCGCTGA